In Pseudomonas poae, a single genomic region encodes these proteins:
- a CDS encoding tellurite resistance protein has product MQAIVGGCLLVAAADGEISKNESAQIDIQIRANKNLEHFGPEITSTVNLYTEQLQASFRIGRMTILREIRDIKNNPADAEEVFVNMLAVAEGDGDISTQEMKVLGEVGNELGLRLKDFGIEA; this is encoded by the coding sequence ATGCAAGCCATCGTCGGCGGCTGCCTGCTGGTCGCTGCGGCTGACGGTGAGATCAGTAAAAACGAGTCGGCGCAAATCGACATCCAGATCCGCGCCAACAAGAACCTTGAGCACTTCGGCCCGGAAATTACCAGCACGGTGAACCTCTATACCGAGCAGCTCCAGGCTTCCTTCCGCATCGGGCGCATGACGATCTTGCGCGAGATCCGCGACATCAAAAACAACCCGGCGGATGCCGAGGAGGTGTTCGTGAACATGCTGGCCGTGGCCGAAGGTGATGGCGATATCAGCACCCAGGAGATGAAGGTCCTGGGCGAGGTGGGTAACGAGCTGGGCCTGCGCCTCAAAGACTTCGGTATTGAGGCGTGA